The Pleurocapsa minor HA4230-MV1 nucleotide sequence TTAATTGATGAAGATTAATAATGATTAACGGTTGCTGGCGAAATACTCGATCACCTTTAACAGACATTGCTCAAATCGATTGCCCTAGGTGAAACTGAATTACATACAAAAATAAAACTAACTTTAATCTTGTTGCTAACAATGCTGCAAAACTAATTTAAGCGCATCAATACTAACAAAAATATCTTCAGTTAGTGCATTCTGATACATTAAATTACGGAGAGACGAACAGCTAAAGTTTTGTCCCACTATGTAATAGTGTTGTAAGTCTAGTTGTTGGCTAATCATCCAGTAGTCTGTTCTGATATAGTTAGGCGAAAAAAGCTCAACTACTTGAGTATGAGGAGAACAAAAAACTAGGTTAGTTAGCCCCGAACCATGAGGAGAGACAATCATCTTGGCACTAGCAAAGGTCTTTACCTGCTCTAAAAAAGACATTTCTTCAAGAAACACCGTCACAAAACCTAATTTAGTGAGTAACTGACTGACTTCTATCTCGTTAACCAACCGCCTATTTTTAGCCCTAGCTCGACTAACATAGATTTTAGAATAATTTTGATTATTCTGGTTTGAATTAATTTGGGGCAAAAAGGTTTCTCTGAGAAACTTAATTGTTCCTTCAGGAACCCAGTCTAGGTAACCAGGGAAAGAAGGTACAATTAGCTCGCTAGCTTGAATATGACTGTGGCGATCGCTTTCAATAATCTTATCCTGGGCAATTCCCATTAGATCCAAAGTTTCTTGCTGATAGGGTTTGCTCAAACTATTGACCACAAACCAATCGATTTCTTTGAATTTGAGTTCACTGCGCCTTAACAGCTCTAATCGCGGCAAAATATCAAACATCCAATGATAGTAAACATGACCCGCCAAGCTCGATAATAAAGCCACTCTGCCTGTAATTTTTTCGACAGGAGCAATATTTTCTTGTTCAAAAATGCTATGTTCGGCTCGTTCTTGATAAGGACATCCAGGCAAAAACCAAGGATAGTTTCTGGATAAATCTCCCAAGAGATAGTTATCTGGTGTAATGACTGCCATCGCATAACAAATTACCCAAGAGTTTTTTTGTGGCGCTACCCAAGCTCTACCATTGGGAATTGTTACTACAAAAGGCAATCCTGAGTCAATTTTAGGAGCTTGTTCTAGGGAACATTGGTAAGCATTTTGACCTATTTGAAGTGGCTTAAACTGAGCGATTAGCTTAGTCATACAACTGTTACAGTTGACTCCACCACAATCTGGGTAGGATGTATCCCCAGGCTTAATTTTGATTGCTTCTGGCTGCCTAACTATTTTTGTTTTATTCTGAACTACTGGCGCTTGTGACCACAATACCTGCACATAATCAAAATCTTTTAAGTTACTGTCTCGCACCCAGTCTTGAGTGTGATGATAAATTTGAGTCGGTAACGATGCTAGATTATCTTCGGTGGGGAATAATTTAGGTAACTGCTTCCAGTCATCTTGCTGGCGATCGCTTAAGACCCTTTCATAATAATTAATCGCTTGTTCTGCCTGCTGAGTTTTTTCCAAAACTTTACCCAGTTGAAAACAAATCTGAGGCTGATTTGGTTGCAGAGCCAAACCTTGATGGTAAACAATCACAGCAGCATTTAGTCTCCGCTGTCGAGCCAGGCAGTTTCCCAACTTAAGATATAGTTCTATATCCTCTGGTTGAAGTTGTAAAGCACGCTGATAATAACTTTCTGCCTGCTTAATTCCCCCAAACTCAAATAATACATCTCCCATGTAACCATAGGTTCGCCAAAGATGATGATAAGCTTCCTCTTGTTGTCCTGATTTTAAGGCTTGAAGCAAGCGAGCGCAGGCTAATTTGGCAATTTCCAACAGATCTTCGGGACTGCTGGTTAGTTTTCCTTGACAATAAGCATTAACAAAATCTGGTTCTAGCTCAATTATTCTTTGCCAGGATTCTAAAGTCGATGCTAGATTGCCCATTTTTTGCTGCACTTCGGCATAACTACTATGAGCTAAAACATTCTGAGGCTCAAGCTGAAGTACATGCTGAAAACAGCGAGAAGCTTCAGCATAGTTACCCTGTTGCTGCCAAAGACGACCTAAATTATGATGTGCCAAAGCCATTTTTGGCGACAAAATGATCGCTGTTTCAAAACTAGTTAGAGCAAGTTCTGGTTGAGAATTAAACCAATACACTTGACCCAAATTATTGTGTAAAGTAACCCAAGTGGGATCTAAAGCAATTCCTTTTCTCAAGGTAGCGATCGCCTTAGAATATTCTTGTTGGCGAGCGTAAGTACTCCCTAAATTACTATAAGCTTGGACTAAATCAGGCTGAATAGTAATTACCTGCTGATAGGCAGCGATCGCCGCATCTAGTTCTCCTTTTTGATCGTAAAGTACTCCTAAATTGAAGTATGCTGCTTCATAATCAGGATTGATTTTAATTGTTTGATTGTAGGCAGCGATCGCCTCCTGCCAATTGCCCATCTGATGTAGCACAACCGCCAAGTTGTACTGTAATTCCGCCCAATAAGGTTGCAGCTTTAAAGCCTGTTTGTAATGCCATACTGCCTGTCGAGGATCTTGCTGCTTACTATGAAGTAAACCTAATTCTGCATAAATTTCTGCCTGGTTAATTCTCGTACCGAGAGTTTTTCGATAAGCACTAATAGCTGGGGCAAATTTACCCTGTTGAGCATAAGCTCTAGCAAGATAGGGATAAAAATCAATTCCATCGGGATCGGTGGCGATCGCCTGCTGACAGATCTCAATAACCTGCTCCCATTCTCCTCGCCCTAAATGAATTTTAATCTTCTTGAATGAGGATTCGCCTCTTATCATTGATGCTAATGGGAATGACCCTGACTCAAATTACAGAATAGATAGAGTGATAGGATAACTCGATTAATTTAAAAATAAAGCTATAGCGATCGGCTTGAGGTATTTTGTGGACTGAAACGCTGACTATTTTTGCTAGTTTGACTAATAAACTAATAATTTTATCGAATATCTCTACATACTATTAGACCCACAACTTTTCGTCATGGGTCTAATTCTCGTTATTGTGATTTTAGCGATTAAAAATATATATACTCAAGCCCAAGATCTGCTTAGTTATGAGATCTCCCAATTATCAGTACCTTCTTGTTTACTAATCTGAATATCTTCTAGACCTTTACCAATATTGATCGCATTTTCTCCATCGACACGCAACATTCCTGTATTAGCATCGTAGCTTACAACGTCATCACCGACTCCCAAGATTCTGATCATATCAGTATCTTCACCTTCGGTTTCAAAATCGATGATTCGATCTAATCTACCGACAAATTCATCTTTGTCAAATTCAAAAAGATCGCTACCAGCACCACCCCTGAACACGTCAGCATTAAGACCACCCTTCAAGGTATCGTTACCAGCGCCACCATCGAGCATATCGTTACCAGCACCACCGATGAGAATGTCAGCACCAAGACCTCCTTTAAGAGTATCGTTGCCTTCACTACCATCGAGCATATCGTCGCCAGCACCACCGATGAGAATATCAGCACCAAGACCTCCCTCGATGGTATCTTTACCTTCACCACCATCGATAAGATCGCTGCCTTTTCCACCTACAAGCAGATCATCCCCATCTAACCCCAAGGCAGTAGAACTACCTGCTGCTGTAAGGCGAATCGTATCATTTTTAGCTCCACCCACAAGAGTTAGTGAAGAACCAGATTCTTGTCCATTGGGTTTAACTTCAATCAAGTTTGTTTGACCCTGTAAACCTATATAGTCTAAATTTTCACCAGTAATCGTTGCGCCATTTCCCAAATCTAAGACAATACTTGACATAATTAATATATCCTAACTATTTATAATTTAATCTTGACTTAAACATCTCCATCAAAACTTTAGGTATTAAACCTATTAAAAACTATCATAGTTCATATTTTTTTTACGTCCAGTTAAAAAATACACAAAAAAATATTTTGATTACTATTAACAAAAAATATTTTAGGTTTCCAAATAATTGATTAAAACAGGTTTGTTTTATGTAAAAACACTGATAATCAGTAAACTTGCCAAATAAAATAATCATCAGATTTTCAACTTTTAAAATATCTAAGTATCAATTTTTTAGTAAGTCAAAAATAAAAATAACCATTTATAGATTAAAAATTTTGCTTTTTAAGTTAGACATATCAAATAAATCTAATATTGTAAATTAGAATAATTACTGAATATCAGTAATAACATTTACGTGATTTGAGCTAATTTTTTATTGTTCAATGGAGTTAGGAAAAATGTCCACAACCTACTAAGCTGTTACGCATTCACAACAAGCAAATTAAATGAAACAGCTTACTTACTACTTACTACCTACTACCTATTTGCCCTAAGCTAATTTTGTACGGCTATATGTCTGGCTAAAATTTTTCGAGCAAAGCTTGAACTAATTCAGGACTTGGTTGAGCAGCGATCGCCCCCGATTTAGTTGCCGTCAAACCACCCACCGCACAGGCATATTTAACCACATCTTGAGCCACTTGAGGATTAGATAACTCTTGTATTCCTCGTTGACATAGTTGATGAATAAAGCCAGCTAGAAAGGCATCTCCTGCACCAGTAGTATCCTGAACTTGTACGGGAAAGGGACTAACCTTACCCTCGTTTTCGGCAAGACAATAACTCACCTGAGCAGCTCCATTGCTGACTAAAACACCTTCGACAGACGCAAGACGATAAAAAATTGCCCCTGCGTCGGCAGTCTCAAATAACCACCTAGCTTCTTCTTCTGCTAGCTTGAGAAAGTCCACATACGACCAAAGCTGCTCAATTAAGGGCAAAGCTTCCTCTTCATTGAGCCAAAACATCGAGCGCCAATTAACGTCGAGAACAATCTTCAAATGATATTCCTCGGCTAATTCTAGAGCGCGAAATACAGCAGCTCTACTGTTAGGATAAGCTAGCTCCAAAGTGCCAATTACTAGATATTCTGCTGCTAAAAATAGTTCTGTGGGCAGCAGATCACCCTGAAGATAGGCATCGGCAAAGCAATCGGCAGGTTGATTGCCAAAACCCGCAAAAGTGCGATCGCCTTCAACAGTACGAGTAACATAAACCTGCCTAGTAGGAGCTTGTTTAGTGTATTGAACGCCAGATACATCAACTCCAATCGACTGTAAGAGTTGAACCAGTTCCTTTCCAGCCTCATCTTGACCAACACAGCCAATAAATGCTGAGGAGGTACCCAATTTAGTCAAAGCACTAGCAACGTTAGCAGGAGCGCCTCCTGGGTAAGAAGTCCACGATGTAACTTCTGATGCAGATTTGCCTAATTCATCAGCAAGACAATCAAATAATATTTCCCCCAAGCAAATAACTTTAGCAGGGCGATTGGCGATCGCTTTATGGTTCAACTTGCTTCCTCAATACATACGAACTTCTTATACTTCTAATTTTCAGGGTATCGTTTGCTAAGCACAACAATATTTAAGAAGGTTTATATTTCTTGATGACTTCACTTTAATAATTGTTTAGTAAAGTAACATTTTTCTCAAAAAATTAAACTTCACCCCGAATTTCTTCTACTACGCCATCTCTTAAAACAACTTCTACGTTTAGCTTTTTAACCAGATTGTCGCCTTGTTCCAGACGAAAGAAACTTTCCATTTGCGCCTGCACAACTTCTTGATCTAACTCTAAAAGCTGAATCTGCTGTAGCTGCTGAAGAAACTGATTTTTTTTCTCTAGCATCTCGGCTTTTTTTTGGTTAACTTGTCCCTGAATGTTTTCTGTTTGCTTTTGCACTTGGGGATTAGCAACACCTGCTTGTCTGGTTATTTCTTCAATAGTTCTCTTCCCCTGCATTTCTAGTTGCTGCATCTGCTGATCCAACCCAGCAACCTGTTTTTGTAATTGCTGAGTTACTTCTTCTTTCCATTGAGCCGTGACAATAGCTTTAACAGTTATGGGACGTTTTAATAGCAGACTAGCGTTGGAATAATCCATAATTTCGGCTCCTTGATCTAGACTTTAGATCTTAATTTTGATTGCAGCTTAAAGATTACAGGTTGTTTTCTATTGTGACTAGATTTTTCCCTGAATTTTTAATCTTTTTAGTTTTAGCTCATAAAACCTATTTTGAAGCATTTTATTAATATCTACTATCTACTACCTACTACCCATAAAGCCGATCACCCTAATTGTCTATCGCTAATTTTGTACGGCTATAATTGCCACAGGCAAGCTAATCGGCAAACATTTCCTCAATTAAAGACTGGTATCTAGCCATAACTTGAGGGCGTTTAACTTTAAAAGTTTGGGTCATCGTACCATTTTCCTGGGAAAAAGTCTCAGCTACAAAACGAAAATCACCAATGCGATCGTCAGCGCGATAGCCAGGACGATTTTTTATTTCACGATTTAATTCATTGCGATATAGATTAATAATTGCCTGATGATACAGATCGCTCTGCGCCACAGATTCTGGGGAACTATTAAGTTCAGGTAGTTTAAGACTTAAGTTTTGATCTGTTACCCACTGTTGTAAAGTTTCTAAATTAGGGACAATTAATGCACCTAAAGCCCGCTGATCTTGCCCTACCAGCATAATTTGATCGATGTAGATACTACGAACACAGGCATCCTCAATCGGTTGGGGTTCAATATTTTCACCATTGCTTAATACAATCGTATCTTTAGCTCTACCTGTCAACACCAAGTCACCATAAGGAGTCAACCAGCCTAAATCTCCGCTGTCAAACCAGCCCTGATTGTCAATTGCTTTGGCTGTAGCTTCGGGGTTTTGATAGTAGCCTTGCATAAGCTGACCACCGCGAATTAAGACTAATCCTCGCTCTCCTTGAGGTAAATCTTCTTTAGTTTGAGGATCGACAATTTTAATTTCAGTTTCGGGCAAAGGTCTACCAGCCGAACCGCGCACATTATGGTGTGGAGTACGGGCATTGGTAATGGGAGATGTTTCTGTTAACCCATAGCCGACAAATACATCGATATTCACGGTTTGATAAAAATCATCAAGATACTTCGCTAATGAGCCACCACCACTACAGACCGCTTTGATGTTACCGATCCCTGCGCGAATTTTATGGTAAACCAGTTTATCTGCCAGAGCATGAACAGGATAGAGAGAGGCTGCTTTGAGCTTGGCGATCGCTCTTTCTCCAGTTGTGGCATTAAAGTGTTCTAAACTCGTATCATTAGCAATTCTTTGCGCCATAATATAGCGCTGTGACTGTTTGAGAAAAAACTTAACTAACTTTTGCTGTGAGGCAGACTGTCCACTTAATAGCTTTTGTACTCCCTCATAAAGAGATTCCCAGAGACGAGGTACTCCTACCATATAGGTTGGCTGAAACTGCTTAAGATCCTGCTTAAAATAGCGGATTGAAGTGTAGACTTGGGTTGCGCCCTGAGCTAAAAAGAAATATTCCGCTGCTCGTTCATAAGCGTGCCAGCTAGGAAGAATCGAGAGAATTAGATCTCCTGGTTGCGGTTGAAAAACTGTTTTGACGTAGTTAACCTGATGCAACAGATTACCGTGAGTCAGCATCACTCCTTTGGGTTTGCCCGTTGTCCCAGAGGTATAAAGCAAGGTGGCAAGGGTATCTTTACTCTGTTTTACAGGCTGTAGGGGCTGATTTGCTCCCAATTCCAGCAACTTTTGATAGTTTATAGTCTTAATCCCCGTATCTTCTGAAACTGATTCGTCACTCAAAAGAACAATTAAGCCAATCGGTAAATTACCTAACTCAGAACTAAGTTTGGTTAAAGTTTTCAGATTCTCAACTACTAAAGCCGTGCTATCGCTATTTTCGAGAATATAGGCTAACTCTTGCTGATCCGCCCCTGAAGAGCGCACGACATCTACAGCTCCTGATGTCATGATTCCTTGATCGGCAATAAACCAACGGGGACTATTATCAGCAAACAGGGCGATCTTGGCTTGAGGCTGGATGCCTAAAGCTTGTAGTCCAGAAGCAAACTGTTCAATCTGCCTGATTAGATCCCGATAACTAATTCTTACTTCGGGTTGAGCATGGGGATCGTGTAAGGCAATCGTATCGCCAAACTTATCCGCAGTTAATCGCCAAACTTCAGGTAAAGAACCGAGATTAATATAGTCAAAAGCGATCGCCTTAGATGCTGTATTCATAATTATCTATTTATAGATTATCCAGAATATCCCTGGAATAGAATAAATAAATGATAATCAGTTATCTGACAACAGCTAAAGTTTACATGGACAATTTAACATTTGCACCTGACAAAGGCTTTGACTAACAAGCTTCTCTTGAATTAACTTTAATTAACCGTGTAGGTAACCTCTTCCACCTGCCCTGGCGCACCTAAAACCTGCTGCTGTTGATTGTTAAAGCTAATCACCACTCCTCCTGCATTCCCCGCCCGAATTGTTACCTCTTTTTTGCCCTTCCATTGACGCTGAGTACCTGCGGGTAGAACCCCTTCAAAAGCTACTTTACTATCCACCATTACCTTGAGCCAGCAACGCTCTTGCAGGTTGATCCCAACGCTTACTGTTGCCGAATTACTCGATTGAGAGATAAATTGAGGAGCAGCTTTAGGCTGACTAA carries:
- a CDS encoding AMP-binding protein; translation: MNTASKAIAFDYINLGSLPEVWRLTADKFGDTIALHDPHAQPEVRISYRDLIRQIEQFASGLQALGIQPQAKIALFADNSPRWFIADQGIMTSGAVDVVRSSGADQQELAYILENSDSTALVVENLKTLTKLSSELGNLPIGLIVLLSDESVSEDTGIKTINYQKLLELGANQPLQPVKQSKDTLATLLYTSGTTGKPKGVMLTHGNLLHQVNYVKTVFQPQPGDLILSILPSWHAYERAAEYFFLAQGATQVYTSIRYFKQDLKQFQPTYMVGVPRLWESLYEGVQKLLSGQSASQQKLVKFFLKQSQRYIMAQRIANDTSLEHFNATTGERAIAKLKAASLYPVHALADKLVYHKIRAGIGNIKAVCSGGGSLAKYLDDFYQTVNIDVFVGYGLTETSPITNARTPHHNVRGSAGRPLPETEIKIVDPQTKEDLPQGERGLVLIRGGQLMQGYYQNPEATAKAIDNQGWFDSGDLGWLTPYGDLVLTGRAKDTIVLSNGENIEPQPIEDACVRSIYIDQIMLVGQDQRALGALIVPNLETLQQWVTDQNLSLKLPELNSSPESVAQSDLYHQAIINLYRNELNREIKNRPGYRADDRIGDFRFVAETFSQENGTMTQTFKVKRPQVMARYQSLIEEMFAD
- a CDS encoding YlqD family protein — translated: MDYSNASLLLKRPITVKAIVTAQWKEEVTQQLQKQVAGLDQQMQQLEMQGKRTIEEITRQAGVANPQVQKQTENIQGQVNQKKAEMLEKKNQFLQQLQQIQLLELDQEVVQAQMESFFRLEQGDNLVKKLNVEVVLRDGVVEEIRGEV
- a CDS encoding carbohydrate kinase → MNHKAIANRPAKVICLGEILFDCLADELGKSASEVTSWTSYPGGAPANVASALTKLGTSSAFIGCVGQDEAGKELVQLLQSIGVDVSGVQYTKQAPTRQVYVTRTVEGDRTFAGFGNQPADCFADAYLQGDLLPTELFLAAEYLVIGTLELAYPNSRAAVFRALELAEEYHLKIVLDVNWRSMFWLNEEEALPLIEQLWSYVDFLKLAEEEARWLFETADAGAIFYRLASVEGVLVSNGAAQVSYCLAENEGKVSPFPVQVQDTTGAGDAFLAGFIHQLCQRGIQELSNPQVAQDVVKYACAVGGLTATKSGAIAAQPSPELVQALLEKF
- a CDS encoding tetratricopeptide repeat protein, yielding MIRGESSFKKIKIHLGRGEWEQVIEICQQAIATDPDGIDFYPYLARAYAQQGKFAPAISAYRKTLGTRINQAEIYAELGLLHSKQQDPRQAVWHYKQALKLQPYWAELQYNLAVVLHQMGNWQEAIAAYNQTIKINPDYEAAYFNLGVLYDQKGELDAAIAAYQQVITIQPDLVQAYSNLGSTYARQQEYSKAIATLRKGIALDPTWVTLHNNLGQVYWFNSQPELALTSFETAIILSPKMALAHHNLGRLWQQQGNYAEASRCFQHVLQLEPQNVLAHSSYAEVQQKMGNLASTLESWQRIIELEPDFVNAYCQGKLTSSPEDLLEIAKLACARLLQALKSGQQEEAYHHLWRTYGYMGDVLFEFGGIKQAESYYQRALQLQPEDIELYLKLGNCLARQRRLNAAVIVYHQGLALQPNQPQICFQLGKVLEKTQQAEQAINYYERVLSDRQQDDWKQLPKLFPTEDNLASLPTQIYHHTQDWVRDSNLKDFDYVQVLWSQAPVVQNKTKIVRQPEAIKIKPGDTSYPDCGGVNCNSCMTKLIAQFKPLQIGQNAYQCSLEQAPKIDSGLPFVVTIPNGRAWVAPQKNSWVICYAMAVITPDNYLLGDLSRNYPWFLPGCPYQERAEHSIFEQENIAPVEKITGRVALLSSLAGHVYYHWMFDILPRLELLRRSELKFKEIDWFVVNSLSKPYQQETLDLMGIAQDKIIESDRHSHIQASELIVPSFPGYLDWVPEGTIKFLRETFLPQINSNQNNQNYSKIYVSRARAKNRRLVNEIEVSQLLTKLGFVTVFLEEMSFLEQVKTFASAKMIVSPHGSGLTNLVFCSPHTQVVELFSPNYIRTDYWMISQQLDLQHYYIVGQNFSCSSLRNLMYQNALTEDIFVSIDALKLVLQHC